A portion of the Chondrinema litorale genome contains these proteins:
- a CDS encoding vWA domain-containing protein: MFRFENQEFLYALFLLPVMLVFFWFSGRKRKKALKRMGEMEVIQGLMPELSFTRPIIKNAFLILAFIFLVFAMANPQIGSKLETVKRKGVEIMIAIDVSNSMLAEDIKPNRLERARRAISQLVKKLHNDKIGLVVFAGDAYIQLPITTDYAAARMFLQSVNTKIVPIQGTAIGKAIELSMGSFTSDQTKNKALIIITDGENHEDDAITMASKAAEEGVIVHTIGMGLPQGGPIPVYNQYGQKDYRKDNTGNVVVTKLNENMLQQVAAAGNGLYVRANNAETGLDMLYDKINEMDKEEFESKVFADYEDRFQPLVLLAIVCLLIEFIILPRKNKILNKINLFKYRI; the protein is encoded by the coding sequence ATGTTTAGGTTTGAGAATCAGGAGTTTTTGTATGCGCTTTTTTTGTTGCCTGTAATGCTTGTTTTTTTCTGGTTTTCAGGAAGAAAGAGAAAAAAGGCACTTAAAAGAATGGGAGAGATGGAGGTAATTCAAGGTCTAATGCCAGAATTATCTTTTACCAGGCCTATTATCAAAAATGCATTTTTAATTCTGGCATTTATCTTTTTAGTTTTTGCTATGGCGAATCCGCAAATAGGTTCTAAGCTAGAAACTGTTAAGCGAAAAGGAGTGGAGATTATGATTGCCATTGATGTTTCGAACAGTATGCTTGCCGAAGATATTAAGCCAAACAGACTTGAAAGAGCCAGAAGAGCGATTAGTCAGTTAGTGAAGAAATTGCATAATGATAAAATAGGCTTGGTAGTATTCGCAGGCGATGCTTACATACAATTACCGATTACTACAGATTATGCCGCAGCGCGTATGTTTCTGCAAAGTGTAAATACCAAAATTGTTCCTATACAAGGTACAGCAATTGGTAAAGCCATTGAGTTGAGTATGGGTTCATTTACCTCAGATCAAACCAAAAATAAAGCATTAATCATTATTACAGATGGTGAAAACCACGAAGATGATGCAATAACAATGGCTTCTAAAGCCGCAGAGGAAGGAGTTATTGTACATACAATTGGTATGGGATTACCACAAGGTGGACCAATTCCCGTGTACAATCAATATGGTCAGAAAGATTATAGAAAAGACAATACTGGCAATGTGGTAGTTACCAAGTTAAATGAGAATATGCTACAGCAAGTTGCCGCTGCTGGAAATGGTTTGTATGTAAGAGCAAATAATGCCGAAACTGGTTTGGATATGCTTTACGACAAGATTAATGAGATGGATAAAGAGGAGTTTGAGTCTAAAGTATTTGCCGATTACGAAGATCGATTTCAGCCTTTAGTATTGCTAGCAATAGTTTGTCTCTTAATCGAATTTATCATTTTGCCGAGAAAGAACAAGATACTCAATAAAATCAACCTGTTTAAATACAGAATCTAA
- a CDS encoding tetratricopeptide repeat protein translates to MKKLSINKDHFRRGLTGMLIILGFAFNGFAQEDRKYIREGNDHYEAQDYEKARQSYLKGVEANAESYASSFNLGDALYKSGQYEEAATQFEMLSQTAESKTDKAKAFHNLGNTYLESEKYEESVEAYKNALRNNPADEDTRYNLAYAQQKLKEQQQQQQDQQDQNQDQNKDQNQEDQDQQNQDQQDQNDQNQDKENEQNEQNQDQQNQDQNQQNQDQQQNQDQEGQQQAPPPQKQGISKEDAERLLEALQNQEQELQEDLKKKKAKAKTTKVEKDW, encoded by the coding sequence ATGAAAAAATTATCAATTAATAAAGATCATTTTAGGAGAGGTTTAACCGGAATGCTCATCATTCTAGGTTTTGCTTTTAATGGATTTGCTCAGGAAGATAGAAAATATATTAGAGAAGGGAATGATCATTACGAGGCGCAAGATTATGAAAAGGCGCGTCAATCTTATTTAAAAGGAGTTGAAGCGAATGCAGAGTCTTATGCGTCATCTTTCAATCTTGGAGATGCTTTATATAAAAGTGGTCAGTACGAAGAAGCTGCTACTCAATTTGAGATGCTAAGCCAAACAGCCGAAAGTAAAACGGATAAGGCAAAGGCTTTTCATAATTTAGGCAATACATATCTCGAAAGTGAGAAGTATGAAGAAAGTGTAGAGGCTTACAAAAATGCACTTAGAAACAATCCTGCTGATGAAGATACACGCTATAATCTAGCTTATGCGCAACAAAAGCTAAAAGAACAACAGCAGCAGCAACAAGATCAGCAAGACCAAAATCAGGATCAAAATAAAGATCAGAATCAGGAAGATCAAGATCAACAGAACCAAGATCAGCAAGATCAAAACGATCAAAATCAAGATAAAGAAAACGAGCAAAACGAACAGAATCAAGATCAGCAGAACCAAGATCAAAATCAGCAGAATCAAGATCAGCAACAAAATCAGGATCAGGAAGGGCAGCAACAAGCTCCTCCACCTCAGAAACAGGGGATTTCTAAAGAAGATGCTGAACGTTTGTTAGAAGCTTTGCAAAATCAAGAGCAGGAATTACAGGAGGATTTGAAGAAGAAAAAGGCAAAAGCTAAAACTACTAAAGTTGAAAAAGACTGGTAA